TGCCTACTGGCAGTCACAGGCTTGATTTACGCCAACACGGCTATTGGAATCACAATCGTATCATTCGTGCTACCAGCCGCAACATGTGACTTCCGTATGTCATCTGCTGATAAAGGCTGGCTCACAGCTGCACCTATGTTaggtaagatatatttaatacagtcATAGTCCTCATGAAAGAGTTTTGGCcatgatatcaaaataaaaatactagccAACACAGTTGCACAGGGAATGCACATACTCTTATAGTCCGATAAGATTGCAATCCGACACGACCTAAGAGTGAGTTGGGTGCCAATTTTACTAACAATTTGTCACtttattgcaaataaatcaaaacgtaATGGTTGTCGCTTTGGTGACGTTGCGGTTCGGAGACGAAATCGTAACCATTACAAATTAGTAGAATTAGTTCCCGGCGCTAAGCCAGTGGTACTTAATAAGTAAAAGtatgtacttaatatataatcacGTGAGCAAAACTTACTAACTCCGACTCTGAATTCAAACCcagaaaatttcaattaatacaCAAATGTAAGTAGATCGTTTAATTAATCTTCAAACACTATTAACACCagtattagataaataataattattataattaaaccagTTAAGTCAGGAATCTAATCAAATTTCCGGGAAAGGTTTTGATAATCAATTGAGTTAATAGCTATTGAGTGTCATTTTAAAAGTGCCAATTGACTGATGCCTTAAGATATGCGTGTGCTAGATTACTCATTAATAAGGTTAATTATTCATCAGTATGTCTGCTGTATGCCAATAGATAACATAGGCGTCTCGGATTATATGGTATTATtatggttttaattattttattaaaatatttttgttaaaaatgagTAATACTAAtactacaattaaatttaatatttaggaTTAAATAGGAACGACAGattctgtatattatttttgatattatttgatggctttgtgcaaatccgtctggTTTGTTACTTCCACAtaacatattcatattctaccgtcaaggagtaatactatgtattgttgtgtttcggttttaagggtgagctAGCCAGTATAAGTACAACCGAGATGCTTTTACCCCTGTGAGTTATAACATCTcggtttccaaggttgatggcgaaTTTATGATGTAAGAAATAGCTAAAATTTTACACGGTGActtgacttaccatcaggtagcccatttaaTCGTCCGAATACCgatgtcatatatatatacaattataaattgatatatatttagatatatatttaatagaacatTATTGTTGTAGGTATGGTCATCGGTTCATACTTTTGGGGTTGCTTGGCCGACACTAAAGGGCGAAAAGTTGTGTTAGTATCGACACTACTGCTGGACGGATTCACCGGCATTGCCTCTTCGTTCGTACAAATCCTACCCATATTTATGGCGTGTAGATTTATCAATGGATTTGCGTAAGTTTTTACTTTCTGTTTAATTcgatatatcattttttaatatacaaatttcagCGAGTCaatgatatgttaattaatatacatttcctGTGTAATGCTTTATGCTTTGCTCGTAGCTCGTGAGATtttgtctatatttaaatttatgatgacataacatttcaatcataaaatgtttaatttacgatgaatataatgtttaatgtacCGATTAACCGGTATAAATTGATTcaacaaattgaaaataaatgttgaaacgAGATATATGTGATGTGAtagatatatgtgtatatatgtatacatagcTGGGCTTGAGTACGAAATTGTAAACAGCTAATATTTCAGTACCTATGTAGTTGCCGAAATATTTTAgagatattgttttattgttttgctTTTAATGAGAGTTTCAAACTATGCCTAAGGAATACAAAGCTCTGCCCTGCGCTTTGTCTATTATTATTCGGTATCTTCTATACTCCTCGAAAGATTTTCGAAATAATGCCGAGTAAATAATCAATCCTCGGGTCAACATCACAATTTTAAGgaagtatatgaaaattaatcgattttatattaaaaaattacagagTAGCAGGCGCTATGGGTATCTGTTTCCCATACTTGGGTGAATTCCAACAGACCAAATACAGAGAGAAAATCTTATGTTGGATGGAAATGTTCTGGACCCTCGGTGTTATCTTATTACCACGTGAGttacaagtttaattaaaatactcagGAACATACACACACAAATTCATAATATAGCCAAAGCCTTAAACAAATTGCCGTAATAGTTAAAAATGTGTTGCTAAAACGGCtaagtattgtataataattgtagagCTGCATATGCATGCATATACatgtactaattattttattttttacgattaaTGGTGATTGTTTTACAGTGATTGCGTGGGGCATCATCCCCATCCAGGGCATTCGTATCGAAAATGGAAGCTTCTCTTATGACTCGTGGAACTGGTTCGTGGCGGCCTGCGGCGTGCCTTCTCTCATGCTGGGCTTCTGGCTTTTCTCGTTCCCCGAAAGTCCTAAGTTCATGATGGAGTGCGGCGACTACGACGATGCCCTCGCGTGCCTCAAGAGCATCTACAAGCAGAACACCGGAGACGATCCTGATAACTACCCTGTAAATGTCTTAGTATtgcatttattgtatttacttgAGCTatacaatgttataaaataataatcggaGTGATCATATTTCTACTGTACCTTAccttgaaatatttcaatttgtagtactctaaaattttaaagatcttgttagtataatatataaaatacgagtatattcattatttaattttatttttaaacagatcAAGAGTCTAAAAGAGAAAGTTCGAACTATATCCGTGGCATCGCAAAGCTCTCAGAAATCAGTACGAAGCTTGAGCATGCGTAAGCCCAAGGACCTGAAACGACTATTTAGCGAGATTTGGACCCAAACCAAGGCTCTATGCAGACCTCCCTACCTCAAATATACAATACTCACTTGTCTCATCCAGTTTGGCTTAACTACAaggtaaaaaacaaatacttatatgattaaaactttacatgaattaaaaaacattttagaaaagATCAaagatacaaattaataaacgcTGAGTAATTATTTGGACAATACAATTTTAGAAACCAACAATTACTTTGACtaccaccaaaaaaaaaactttttgaactGACAACTACAAATTACTATTACAGCCTCATTTTAATGTCTTGAAGAAACAATATGCACGAAAATTCAACATAATAAAGATCTGCGTATACGTGCCGAGGTTaactatcaattttattatcatcCGCAGCTACTACACTCTCATGATTTGGTTCCCTGAACTGTTTAACCGTTACGAAGAGTTCGAGCACCGCTTCCCGAACACCTCTGCGTCGGTGTGCGACGTGTCCAGCATCGTCGTAAAAGACGAGACCAGCACCGACCCCTTCGATTGCGAGAAGATCATAGACCAGAGCGTGTACACGCACACATTGATTGTGGGCCTTGCTTGTATTCCAACTTCTCTGTGGTTGCCTCTGTGCGTTCACAAGCTTGGAGCTAAATTTTTCCTCAGTGAGTATTATCGTCTGGCTTACCAAATCTAACCCTTTTACTTGACTGAATGGAATCTTTTTTGTGTTATACGATTTCACAACAGAATTCCATAAAACGTTCAGACTGATCGGAACGGAATGAAACTGATATGAAACGAACGCATCATGGCATATCCTTAAAATCAAAGGAAAGTTTATTTCTCTACTCAAACCcggatttatttttgtttgtaacgtTTTTGCCTTTTAacgttttataagaaaataattaattattaaataaattaaaaaatatattttatccagTTATATTATTCAGAAATTCAAAAATGACTTAAAAGAAATTGGCACGTAGCTTGATTTCGAAATTTCATTCCGAGTTCGTATAatgatagtatttatttttccttCCTTTACAGTTTTCTCATTAAGTTTTGCTGGTCTCGTAACCGTCGGTCTGTACTTCGTGCAGAACTCAATTCAGAACTTGGTATTGTCCTGTATCTTCGAGGCCCTCACTTCGCTCGCCATCAGTCTTGTGTTCTGCGTGCTTGTCGATCTGTTCCCAACGAATCTTaggtaagtttattatttttaaaattaaacatgactgCGATCGTAAGTGTTTTTCTTGTGACTCTCCCCCTGGTCTCGCAGCTTGTCTCAAAATACCAGTTTCAAACCATTAAAAAGGCCATTCCAAATGGAGTGACAATTTTctgtgcctcagaaagcacgtgAAGTCTTGTCCTTGCCTTGTCTTGAACTTGTCCCTTGCAGTATGCTAGTCTCGAGTCTTAAGATGGTCAGAGCATAGATAGGATCAAGATTTttcttaaatcaatttttaacgtcaaaatatactttcagGGTAATGGCTGCCGCACTTTCACTGACAGCTGGTCGAGGCGGAGGTCTCATAGGCAACTTGTCCTTCGGGTATCTGATTGACATAAACTGTGTCATACCCATCGTCGTATTTTCAGCATTCCTGTTTAGTAAGTATACATttacaattaacaatttatttaccgGTAAATTTATGTAAAGAATTTGGATACATGCAGTTAGCATTAATCATATCAAGAACCGGTGCTCATTTGACTCAATT
This DNA window, taken from Vanessa tameamea isolate UH-Manoa-2023 chromosome 7, ilVanTame1 primary haplotype, whole genome shotgun sequence, encodes the following:
- the LOC113401136 gene encoding synaptic vesicle glycoprotein 2C-like, whose translation is MGLDFLEHGADFEAAISATGFGRFHFCLLAVTGLIYANTAIGITIVSFVLPAATCDFRMSSADKGWLTAAPMLGMVIGSYFWGCLADTKGRKVVLVSTLLLDGFTGIASSFVQILPIFMACRFINGFAVAGAMGICFPYLGEFQQTKYREKILCWMEMFWTLGVILLPLIAWGIIPIQGIRIENGSFSYDSWNWFVAACGVPSLMLGFWLFSFPESPKFMMECGDYDDALACLKSIYKQNTGDDPDNYPIKSLKEKVRTISVASQSSQKSVRSLSMRKPKDLKRLFSEIWTQTKALCRPPYLKYTILTCLIQFGLTTSYYTLMIWFPELFNRYEEFEHRFPNTSASVCDVSSIVVKDETSTDPFDCEKIIDQSVYTHTLIVGLACIPTSLWLPLCVHKLGAKFFLIFSLSFAGLVTVGLYFVQNSIQNLVLSCIFEALTSLAISLVFCVLVDLFPTNLRVMAAALSLTAGRGGGLIGNLSFGYLIDINCVIPIVVFSAFLFIAAVLCFFLPKTGQEALD